The genomic interval AGCCGTCGTTTTGGAGCAATGCTAGTGGAGAATCCTGCGAGCGGCACCCCTGTTTGAGAACGGCCGGTTTGCTCGCGATGATGGCCCTCAGTTGGACAAACTCAACGTTCGCGATCTCGCAGAATTTCTCCTCGACCGATGCACTAGCCTGCATCTGCGGAATTTCACCGAATTCGGCAATCAAGAGTGGGCCGATGCTTCATCGAGCCAATCTGTGAATTCACGGCGGCCAGCGAGCTGTTTGGCGAGTGGCGGGGCGGCGAATAGACGGACTCGTTTGACGTAGTCATCGAACTGGGTGCGGGCCAGGGCGTTGACCACCGGCGATACCTCGCTGAGCGCGTGGTAGCGGCGTTCTTTTGGATGATAAATGCTGACTTTAAACTCGACTTCTTTGTGCAGCGGAGGCGCGTCGATCAAGAGATCGGTTGACTGCACTTCGCAGCCGAGTTCTTGGGAAACGCGTTCGGACAGGCGACGCGCCACATTGACCAGTTCGCGGTAAGGGCGCCCTGCCACTTGACGATACAGGTCAGGGGTCTGATAGAGGCTCAGTTCCAGCACACGCTTGTGCAGTTGACGTTTCGCACCAAATAATCCGTCGAGCAGGGAGGCCACTGGCGTCCCAACAGCAGTCTGACGCAGTTCACGGATTACATCGAATTCACTGAGTTTGAACAACGACTTCAAATCGAGTGACTGATGCAATTCAAAAAAACTGCGAGCGAACATGCACGTCGCTGATCGTACGGCGTGGTGCCAGTAGACTTCGCTGAACATCACATACCGGGCAAACACCATCAGCTCCGCTGCAGTTTTACCCTTCGCACTGATCGCCAGGCCGTCGCCAGCTTCGTTCACAAGTAACGACTGGATGAGCCGCGCACGATCGAAATTCCGACCGTATGGCACCCCGGCGTGCAAGCTGTCACGCTCCAGATAGTCCATCTTGTCGATATCGATCGGGCCGGAAAGAACAGACCGCATCAGTCGCAGCGCGGTAGAATCGGTCTTGGCGACCAGGACATCAAGTACTTCTTCCGGCTGGATGTTCCATTCGTCCCGAAGCACCATTCCCAATTCTCGATCTGGGGCGAGAAACTCGGCCGCGAACTGTTCGTGAGGCGGCAGATCGGCAAGCCCCATATCCTCAATTGGGTGGCAGAACGGCCAATGCCCCAGATCATGCAACAACGCGGCAACCATCAACACTTCGGCCTGATGCGGATCGACGGTGGCAGCAAACCGTGCGTCTTTTCCCAACTGCCACAAGTACTGAATCGCGTTGTGGAACACGCCGAGTGCGTGTTCGAATCGAGTATGGGTTGCACCTGGATAGATGCGAGCAGCCAGCCCCAATTGAGTAATCTGACGCAGTCGTTGAAACTCGGCAGTATCGACGAGCGACCGAACGCGGGGCGTAAAGGGCACGTCAAGCTGGTGCGGAATGCGGATCAGCGGACCACCTGCCTGCAGGTCAAACAGCTCTGGAATTGCTCGATAGGGATGCGACATTTTTCCGCAGACTTGAAGAAAATAGTACAAGAATTCAGTTCTTGGCATCGGACTTAAAAAACGTGAGCGCACCTGGCACTGATCACTCAGGCACCTCCTCAAAGTCCGCGGCCGATTCTAGCAACCCCTTGCCAAAAGGGGACTGTGTCGGTCAGGCGGTGCGAACCGAGAGAACTGCGAGGAGAGTCAAGCCATCGCGCATCAACGAACTCGATACCCAATCTGCTTCAACTTTTGTTGCAAGCGATCGAGGTGATCCCCTTGAATTTCTAGAGTATCGCCGTCGCTCGTCCCACCTGCACCGCAAAAGGATTTCAACTGAGTCAGCAACGCCGGGAAATCATTCTGATTGGCCGCCAGCCCCGAAATGACCGTAACGACCTTTCCTTTGCGACGTTTCTCAACGGCGAGGCGCGCCGTCTGCCGGTCGGGAGCCACCAAGTTGCTTTTGGCCGTTTCTGGAGGGCATGTACATTCCGATTCGAGCCGATCACAGCGTTCGCAGTGCGGCGGACGGTCAAAGGGTGTACCAGCGAGAAGTCCCATGTTTTTACTCTGTGATAAACGACGTCCACACCGGGGACGACGCCGTGCAGGATTTGTAGACCTAAAAGTCGTGAAGTCACGTGGCGGTTCGTAGGGCCCAGCGAGGCCGACAGGTTTGGGGGAATCGATGCTGTTAGTCCGCATCCCGAATCCGCCCGCCAATCCCCAGAGCGCCATTCACGGAGGCACCTCGAGAGGCAGCAAATTCTTATGACAACCGAACGAAGTTGAGCGGAATTGATCAAAGATGACTACTCGTCGTCTCGCTCGGACTTTTCTTCTGATTTGTCAGCGGGCTTCTCGCTTGGCCTTCCAGCGAGGATTTTCTTGAACTCGGGATCTTCTCGCAGACTCTCGAAATCCGGATCCTTCGCCGCATGGGCATAGTCTTCGAATCCCCTTTGAAACGACTCTGTCAAATCCACAATCGCCTGCTTGCGGTATTTCTCGCGGAGCGCCTCGCGATCGGGCAGTTCCGTCTGCTTCTGAACGTATTCAAATGCTCGAGAATACGCACACGCGGCATTGTAGAGGTAGAAGTATCGCTTCTCTCTGGACCGTGGTTCGCGCGTCCCTTCCACGAATCGACCGCGGTTTTCTTCGAGATACTTCAGCCCCTCAAGCACCTGACCATCGCAAATCCGCGCAATCGCGAGACTCGTGATAAAGTCACCTTCTCGCTCGCCTAAATCGAGCTTCAGTTCCAGAACTTTTTCCAAGTCCTTTCGTGCCGCGGAATACTTTTGCTGTTTCAGAAACAACTCGCCACGCCCCCAGTACGCCTCCGGCAGCTCTGAATCAAGCTGCAACGCCATCTCGTACGCTTCCAGCTCTTCTTTAATCTGGTTCGATTGCTGATGAGTCCTTGCCTGATAGACATATTGATAACCGGGAGATCGTTGCCGCATGGTCAGAAGCGCCTGACTGGCATAGGTATGTTTGTTTTTGTCTCCCGAATCGCGTGCACGAATCAAAGCGTCACGAGCCGTCGCGGTCCCATAGTTCGCCAATGCGTTGACAATATTGCCCAGCAGATGAACTGGCTTCTGCTTTTCGAGTGCTGCAATCAGAAACTTTTCCCCTTCGACATGGCCCTCTTGGCTGAGTGCCGTGGCGGCCGCCGTCACAAGCTGATTGTCATTGGTCAACAATGCCTCGCCACAGAGCTCACGAAATTTGGGATGTCGAAAGGCCTTCAGTCCCTGCAGAATTTGAACTTTTTCGTTGTTATTCAGCGAACTGTATTTTTGAACCAATCGATCGGCAACCTCCTGGTCGCCCAGTTGCATCAGCAGATTGATCACGTTCACGCGATCGTGATTCGAGTCGAGTTGCTTCAGCAGCATCGGAATCGCTCGCGGATCTTTCGTACGAGATAGCAACTGCACCACGGCATCATCCGGCGGCCCCGCTTCGAGCGCTTTCAGCGCATACCCAACAGCCAGCTTTTCACTCCGCTCATCGCTCCGTTTGGAGAGTTCCTGAAATGCCTGGTCACGGATCGGCTTTTCCGCAGACTTCAGCGAGCGTTCCAACACATCGACCAGTTGCGGATGGCCAACCTGAATCAGTGCACGAATCGAATCGGCATCCGCACCGCCCGAGGAGTTCGTTACGAACTCGTACAAGGTGTCTGACCAGATCGACCGTGGATACTTTGCCAGAACTTGGATGATTTTTTTCTTTGAGGAAGCAGGCTCGTTCTTCAGTAGCTCAAGCAGGGCCTCATGTGCTGCACCAAACCGCGATCCCGCCAGGCTTTCGATCGCCGATGACGAAATTGGTTCCACATTCCGCTTGGCGTAATAGACAAGCTTCTCAATCGCCGACGCCTCGCCGAAATGGCTCAGTGCCTGAATTGCGGATTTCTGCAATTCAGGATCCTGATCCTCGGCCCACTCAAAGATCTGAGGAAGCTTGTCGACATCCAACCGACCTCCCCCGAACGCAAGCGCCGCGGGACGCGTCAGAGGATTTCCCTTTTGAATCTCGTTGAAGAGTTCGTCGCGCGGCAAGGAAAGATAGGCCGTCCGCAGCGCGGCCCCCACCGATTCCGTCGTCGTTTTGTGGACTCGAGACGGCGATGTCGGCCTGAGACCATTTCGGGATTGTGCGTCATCACCGGAAGGAAATTCGGTGAGATGAAACTCGCGAATCGCGGCGGGAATCACGGGATAATTTGCATTGTGGTTGGGGTTTCCACCGTTACCGACTGCGGCGGTCATCAGCCATTGCATCGTCGGTTGATCAGGGGGGGTCGCTCCTTCATTCCATCTCACAACGACACGCGCCACCTTCTTTTCAACGAGTGCGTCGAGTTCGTCGACGAATGCACCGGCGTTGAAAGTATTCATGGAACCGCCGATGGTCAGGAGAGCGAGACACTCTCTGGGACCGATCCGCTGGACGTCGAGACTTAGTTGTGCCCGCTGCAATTCGTTGACATTGATTTCTTTCGTGGTTTCGCCAAGTTTGATCTTCAGGCGGCACTTTGGCACGTTCGAACCGGTCGGCAGCCCAGGGTAAATGAGCCACATTCCGGTTTGTCCACCGGCGGGCAATCGCCATTCTTTGGGTGGCTTCACGGCAGCGATCTGCGTGTGTTGTTTCCCCGACGGAATTGTGTAGTTGAGAAGTTGTCGCGGAAGTTCCTTCAGCTTGCGATCTTCACCATCGATTTCGGCAATCACCTGGTCCTGGGAAATTGTGAAGGTCTGCTTGGTGGTATTGGCCAGCATCACATGCAGCGCCAGATACCGGGTCTGCGAATTGTCGGCGTAGAACGGGGCCAGGTGAGCGACGTCCAGCATGGCCAGAATCTGCGGTTCGATGACTGTATCACTTGCTGGCGCTTGCTGCTTCAGCCGCTCAACGTCCCCCTCCAGCTTGTTGATGCGGTCGATCAAAGCCTTTAGGGCCGCGGGATCGGTTGTCGTTTCAGACTTGGTTGGGGCGTCTTGGGCAACGCACAACGAAAGAAAATTCGAGCTCGCCCCCAACATCGACGTGAACAACGTGGCCCGGACAAGCCATCGTTTTGCTTGAAAGATTCCGATCAGCATTTGAACCTCGCTCCTTCGCACGGCCACCGGTTCACGCAATGACCGGCCCGACAGAAAGATCAATCCATGTGTGAAACTCTTGGCCTGGCCCAAGCACGCGCCAACCCACGTCCAGCCCCTGCGCCTGAAGATTCACCGCGTTTGTGGGACAAGTATACGGTTCGAGACAGACTGCTGCCCGATTCGGCGGCGTGAAGGCCACAATTTCTCGAAAGATCGGAGGACACGTGAGCGTGACCTGCAGGCCAGCTCGCTCGTCAAGAACCAGGCAGTCGTATTGCGGCCCTTCGTATTCAAGATCCGTGTAGACGTCGTCTAGTTTCAAGACACTCAGATAGGCTCCTTCGCGAAGATCATTCTCGTCATTGACGCGAATCCGTTTGCCGGTGGGCAAACAATCGACCAATTCCCAGAGTGACTTGGCCGGAACCTCCACCAGACAGTCTTCCACGCGACTTTTCGCGTCGAGCGGAACCTTAAAATAGGGATGGGTTCCCAATCCCCACGGCAGCTTGTGAGTCCCCGGATTGCTGATTCGGAAACGGCTGAGCAGCCTGGATCGAACCAATTCGTAGTCAACTTCGATCACAAAATCGCTCGGCCAAAGCTCGACACGATCCGGAGCATCAACGCTCAGTTGAAACTGGCCCGTAACGAAATCCGCCGATTGCCGAATGACACGCCAGGGGCGATCCATGCACAGACCGTGTATGGCGTTGCCCCATTTGTCGGTTCCAGGCAGGACGTATTCTTTTCCATTCCACGAGAATCGACCATCGCGAATTCGATTCGGAAACGGGAACAGAATCGGAATTCCACTACCACTGGCCTTCTGGCCACCCGATTCGAAGCCTGAAACCGCATCCAGAACATCGATCGTTTTTCCGCCGACGACCGCCCGGAACTCGAAACAGTTGAAGCCCAGCTCAGGAGCAATACGCGCCGTTGAACCACTGAGGGGATCGGTAATCGTGATCACTGCCATGACGTCGCTGGAACTCCGAGAGGATAAGCAAAGTTTACAAACGACTTTGTCAAAATATACCAGAACTTCATCCACCAGGCATCTGGGGGTCACCCGGATCTCGATGAATTTTCAGTGAGCCGAAGTTGACGAGGCGCGCACTGAAGCCAATAAAAGAACCCCAAATGCGCATTCCTTGGCGGCGAAATGACAAACCAGAACGCGTCTATGATCGCCACGTGCTCGGTTGAATTGCCACCAGGATCGATTGACGGAATGTCTGGCGGACATCAAAACCTGAATTGAGACGCAACGGAACCCGCTGCAAGCAGGTCAACGAGCCAGCTGGCAATGCTCGCGAATCGTCCCGAGTAGAATGACTGCGGCACTAGATCGAGTAGTCCTGGGCATCTTTCGTAAAGACGCGCACCCGGCGGGCGGCGACGAAGACTCGATCACCTGGCGTCAACTGAAGTTCGGAATATCGCTCCAAACTCAGATCGACACTCAGTGCCAGCCCGAATTGTTCTGAGAATACGCGAACTTTGGCAACGGATCCTGCGGGGTTCAATTGCATGACCCGCACTTCAAGGCTTGAGTCACCAAATGGCATCCGTTCAATGTCCAGTTCGTGTGGACGGACATAGGCTGTGGCATTCCGCGATTCCGCATGGGGATACTCGGGATAGGCAACATTCAACGCCCCCAACATGGCCATCCCATTCTCGACACGGCCGTGGAAGACATTGACGTTCCCAAGAAAATCCATCACGAACGGGGTCGCTGGGTGGTCAAAGACTTCTTGTGGCGTGCCCGCCTGCTCAATGTGCCCCGCTCGCATGACGACGACTCGATCTGCAACCTCAAATGCCTCTTCCTGATCGTGGGTCACGAAGACCGTCGTCAAATGAATTTCATCATGCAGCTGTCGGAGCCACTGACGTAGCTCCTGCCGGACTTTGGCATCGAGAGCACCGAATGGTTCGTCGAGCAGCAAGATGCGCGGCTGCACGGCCAGGGCACGAGCCAACGCCACACGTTGCCGCTGCCCCCCCGAAAGCTGCGCGGGATACCGACCGTTGAGTCCTTCGAGTCGGACCAAGTGCAACAGCTCATGAACACGGGCATTGATTTCGGCGTTCGGTCGTTTACGCACCCGCATGCCGAAGGCGACGTTCTCAAACACGGTCATGTGCCGAAACAGGGCATAATGCTGGAACACAAACCCGACCTGACGATCTTTGGGCGACTGCTTTGTGACATCCTCATCTTGATAGAGCACGACGCCGCGATCGGCCGATTCCAACCCGGCGATGATCCGCAGCAGGGTCGTTTTTCCTGATCCAGAAGGCCCTAGTAGAGCAAGTAACGATCCACTTTCCGCTTCGAGACTGACGTCATCGAGCGCCTGAAACGTTCCAAACTGCTTGTAGAGATTCTTGACGACGATACTCATGGGAACCCGCGCGATGAAAGACCAGAAAGGGCGAGCAAGACATTGCAGACCGAGGCGGCAGAGAAACCGCGACTACTCGAGCTGTTGAACTTTGGCAGCTTGGCGCAAGTCCTCTTGAGTCTTGTGCTCGAGCGCAATTTTCACAAACAGCGTGACGAGCGCCAGCATGGTCAGCAATGAAGCCAGCGCAAACGAACTGGAGATCGAGTCACTTGTCATGCCGTCCATCAGGGTGCTGACACGAATCGGCATCGTTTCCGTCTTGCCGACGAGTCGTCCCGAGACCACATAAACCGCACCATACTCTCCCATAGCCCGGGCATTGCAGAGAATCACGCCGTACAAAAGGCCCCACTTGATGTTCGGAACGGTCACTCGCCAGAACATTTGCCAAGAATTGGCCCCCAGGCTGATCGCCGCAATTTCCTCGTCAGGACCGATTGCTTCCATCACGGGAATCAGCTCACGTGCCACGAAGGGCAGCGTCACGAACGTCGTCACCAGCACGATCGCCGGCCAAGCATGCAGAATCTGAATGTTGTACATTCGCAGCCATGGCCCCAGATAGCCCCTCTCGCCAAAAATCAGCACAAACATCAGTCCGGCGACAACAGGCGAGATCGCAAATGGCAAATCAATTAAAGTCGTGAGTAACGTACGCCCCCAGAAGCGAAACCTCGTGATGCACCACGCGGCGGCAACTCCGAAGATGACATTCGCGACGACGGTGATCGGCACCACGAACAGCGTCAACTTGATCGCATGAACGGTGTCTTTGTCCCCTACCAAGCTATTCCAATAGGATGCGAATCCGTTGGAAAACGCAGAATAGAAGACATTGACGAGCGGAATCACCACCAGGACGACCATCGTACAGACGGCCAGACTGATCAAAGTCCAACGGACCCACAGCGGATCTTCTTGGGCGGCGCGCCCCTGTGAAATTGTCGTTGATGTGGACGGGGGCAGATGTTTGGGCACCGCGTGCACGGTAATCGCCTCGATTAGGAATTGATCTGAGTCTTTTCAATGCATCCGTTGGGCCACGCGCCCGAACGAAATCAAAGTCATCGCGATCATCTCAATTTCTAATGAGCAGAAGAATTCGCCGCGGCAGTCCGCTGCTCAAGGGAATTGATGATGATCAACATGACAAACGACGCGACCAGCAGCACAACAGCGACGGCAGTGGCTTCGGCATATCGAAACTCTTCCAGTTTTTGAACAATCATGACAGGAGCGATTTCATCCGTACCCGGCGTGTTGCTCGAGATAAACACAACCGAACCGTATTCGCCAATGGCCCTGGCGAACGTCAGAGCAAAGCCGGTTGTCAACGCGGGATAAAGCGCCGGCAGCAACACTTTTGTGAACGTCTGCCATCGTGTCGCGCCCAGGCATGCGGCCGCCTCTTCAACGTCGGCTTCCATACTCTCCAGCACGGGCTGGACGGTTCTGACGACAAAGGGCAGGCCAATAAAGGCCAAGACGAACACAATTCCAGCCTGCGAATAGGCAAGCTTGATCCCCCACGGAACGAGGAACGCACCCAACCAACCGTTATCAGAATACAAGCTGGAATAAACCAAGCCCGCAACCGCTGTCGGCAAGGCAAACGGAAGATCGACAAGCGAATCAAAAAAACGCTTGAAAGGAAACTGATAACGAACGAGCACCCAGGCGAGCAGCAGTCCCAAAATAGTGTCGATCACGGCCGCCATGAATGAGGCACCGAAAGTGACCACGTACGAAGCACGCGTCCGCTCAGACCAGACTGCTGCAATAAACTGCTGTGGCGATAATGACAGAGCTTTCAAGAAACAGGCGCCCAACGGAATTACAGCGAGAACAAACAGATACGAAACGGTGTAACTGAGTGTCAGCCAAAAACCTGGAAGGACGCGATGTGTGGACATGAAACAAAGACTCTCTGATCGATAAAGGAAATCTCGAAGTCGGCCCGATCCTTCGTCATTTTTTGAAATACGCCCACGAATTGAAGACGGCATACCCGCTCAATCTGGTCGCATTTCGAGTTGTCTAGGATGAAAATGTTTGCCAGCGAGGTCGCGTCGCAGCCCATTTTGCCAACCAGGATGAAGTGACACGCCGATCAAGACGTGATTGGCGCAACACCGTAATCTGGTCATCACCCCGTTAGGGAGGCATCTCATAGCGAAATCTCTCCGATTTCGCGAGGGATCTTACAATGGTGCCGAAGGTATCGCCTCATCGTCAGCAGAGACCACAACCGCGGTTCGACGAAGATCAACCGCGAAACGAAATGGCAATCGAACTGAACATCGAATATCGAATCGAAGGAATGAAAAGCACGACGACGCATCAGCCCTTCATTTTGCTTATACGCCAGTGAAAATCACACGCCCCAACTAACGTTGCCTGGCAGGCAAAAAGGATCGCCGGTGCGGCGAACCCGAACCGGCGGAACAACAGAAGCCGATCGTCACTTCCGACTAGTGTAGATACTATCGAATACGCCGCCATCAGCAAAGAACTTGGCCTGCGCGGCGTCCCAATTCGGCACAATATCCGAGAGTGGAAACAGCTTGATTTCCGGGAATTTGTCCGCCACTTTGGCAAGCACCGCGGGATCCGTCGGACGATAGAAGTGCTTGGCGATAATTTCCTGCCCCTCAGGCGTGTACAGGAACTTCAGATACGCTTCGGCGGCAGCCCGAGTCCCCTTTTGATCGACAACCTTGTCAACAATCGCGACATGCGGCTCATGAATAATGCTTAACGATGGGTAAACCAACTGAAGCTTACCTTTGGATTCTGATACTTCGAAATGGGCTTCGCTTTCCATGGTAATATGCACGTCCCCAAGACCTTTCTGCGCGAACGTGATCGTCGCACCACGCGCCCCGGTGTCGAGGTTAGGAGCGTTTTTGTACATCTTCGTAATGAATTCAACGGCCTGCTCTTCCGTTCCTCCATTGAGCACAACACTCCCCCACGCGGCGAGCAAGCTCAGACGGCCATTGCCGGAAGTTTGCGGATTGGGAGTGATCACTTTCACCCCATCCTTCACGAGATCACTCCAATCCTTAATCCCCTTTGGATTTGGTGTTCGCACGACGAATACGACGGTTGAAGTATAAGGTAACGAACGATTGGGGAGCGCATCTTCCCACTTTTCTCGCAACAGCCCCTGCTTGCGAAGCGCATCGGTATCGGTCCAGATTGACAAGGTCGCCACATCGGCTTGCAACCCGTCAATAATCGCACGGGCCTGACTGGCTGAACCACCGTGGGATTGCTCGATGGTCAGTGCATTACCCGTATCCTTCTCGAACTTGGGGATAAACGCCTGATTCAGATCTTTCCACAATTCACGAGTAGGGTCGTACGAGACATTCGTCAACTGAATGGGACCGCCCCCGGAAGGAGGTGCAGACTTCCCAGCATCGCCCTCTACCACCTTCGGCTGATATCCTGGACGATCGGGCGTTAGATCTGCGCCGCTCCCGCAGCCGAATGCCGCTATGACAATCAGAGAGACGCCCCAGACTCGACGATTGACCCGCTTCATTCCAGACTTCCTCAAAGAGACAACACAATCGCCAATGAAGTTCATGATACTTATAGAGGCACCGAAGACGGTGCACACCGAACCAGCCGATCTAGATCCCGTCCCCACCAATAAATGCCGAGCTAAATACTTCGGATTTAGTGACTGGCTGCATCCCATAGACAGCCGCCAGATTGGCCTCATCCATTCGACGCGACGAGTAGTTTCGAATGTCGAGCATGATGCGGCGGAACCGGCAGGTTGATTCCTGTGAGCAAGGCTCGTAGACGGTCGCGGAAACGCAACCAATCGGAGCGATCAACCCATCGAAGAAACGAACGATCTGCCCCATCGTGATCTCTTCGGGACGCTTCGCAAGTTCAAACCCACCAATGCGTCCCGGGATACTCTTCACCCATCCCTTGGTCTTCAGTTCAAGCATGATGTGCTCAAGGAATCGCCGCGGCACATCATTTTTTTCCGCCAATTCACGAATCGACACCGGACCTTGTCCGTATCGACCCACGAGAGTCATCAATGCACGGAGTGCATAATCTGATTTTCGCGACACTTTCATCGACTTTGCCGCCTCTCCACCTTGAGCAATAAGTACGACTCCACTGATGATACTATTGACAACGAGAACATTTGTCAAACTGGCATCCCACTGCAAATTTGTCCGATTTGACT from Schlesneria paludicola DSM 18645 carries:
- a CDS encoding translation initiation factor, coding for MGLLAGTPFDRPPHCERCDRLESECTCPPETAKSNLVAPDRQTARLAVEKRRKGKVVTVISGLAANQNDFPALLTQLKSFCGAGGTSDGDTLEIQGDHLDRLQQKLKQIGYRVR
- the cysW gene encoding sulfate ABC transporter permease subunit CysW; its protein translation is MHAVPKHLPPSTSTTISQGRAAQEDPLWVRWTLISLAVCTMVVLVVIPLVNVFYSAFSNGFASYWNSLVGDKDTVHAIKLTLFVVPITVVANVIFGVAAAWCITRFRFWGRTLLTTLIDLPFAISPVVAGLMFVLIFGERGYLGPWLRMYNIQILHAWPAIVLVTTFVTLPFVARELIPVMEAIGPDEEIAAISLGANSWQMFWRVTVPNIKWGLLYGVILCNARAMGEYGAVYVVSGRLVGKTETMPIRVSTLMDGMTSDSISSSFALASLLTMLALVTLFVKIALEHKTQEDLRQAAKVQQLE
- a CDS encoding RrF2 family transcriptional regulator, with the translated sequence MKVSRKSDYALRALMTLVGRYGQGPVSIRELAEKNDVPRRFLEHIMLELKTKGWVKSIPGRIGGFELAKRPEEITMGQIVRFFDGLIAPIGCVSATVYEPCSQESTCRFRRIMLDIRNYSSRRMDEANLAAVYGMQPVTKSEVFSSAFIGGDGI
- the cysT gene encoding sulfate ABC transporter permease subunit CysT, coding for MSTHRVLPGFWLTLSYTVSYLFVLAVIPLGACFLKALSLSPQQFIAAVWSERTRASYVVTFGASFMAAVIDTILGLLLAWVLVRYQFPFKRFFDSLVDLPFALPTAVAGLVYSSLYSDNGWLGAFLVPWGIKLAYSQAGIVFVLAFIGLPFVVRTVQPVLESMEADVEEAAACLGATRWQTFTKVLLPALYPALTTGFALTFARAIGEYGSVVFISSNTPGTDEIAPVMIVQKLEEFRYAEATAVAVVLLVASFVMLIIINSLEQRTAAANSSAH
- a CDS encoding HEAT repeat domain-containing protein translates to MLIGIFQAKRWLVRATLFTSMLGASSNFLSLCVAQDAPTKSETTTDPAALKALIDRINKLEGDVERLKQQAPASDTVIEPQILAMLDVAHLAPFYADNSQTRYLALHVMLANTTKQTFTISQDQVIAEIDGEDRKLKELPRQLLNYTIPSGKQHTQIAAVKPPKEWRLPAGGQTGMWLIYPGLPTGSNVPKCRLKIKLGETTKEINVNELQRAQLSLDVQRIGPRECLALLTIGGSMNTFNAGAFVDELDALVEKKVARVVVRWNEGATPPDQPTMQWLMTAAVGNGGNPNHNANYPVIPAAIREFHLTEFPSGDDAQSRNGLRPTSPSRVHKTTTESVGAALRTAYLSLPRDELFNEIQKGNPLTRPAALAFGGGRLDVDKLPQIFEWAEDQDPELQKSAIQALSHFGEASAIEKLVYYAKRNVEPISSSAIESLAGSRFGAAHEALLELLKNEPASSKKKIIQVLAKYPRSIWSDTLYEFVTNSSGGADADSIRALIQVGHPQLVDVLERSLKSAEKPIRDQAFQELSKRSDERSEKLAVGYALKALEAGPPDDAVVQLLSRTKDPRAIPMLLKQLDSNHDRVNVINLLMQLGDQEVADRLVQKYSSLNNNEKVQILQGLKAFRHPKFRELCGEALLTNDNQLVTAAATALSQEGHVEGEKFLIAALEKQKPVHLLGNIVNALANYGTATARDALIRARDSGDKNKHTYASQALLTMRQRSPGYQYVYQARTHQQSNQIKEELEAYEMALQLDSELPEAYWGRGELFLKQQKYSAARKDLEKVLELKLDLGEREGDFITSLAIARICDGQVLEGLKYLEENRGRFVEGTREPRSREKRYFYLYNAACAYSRAFEYVQKQTELPDREALREKYRKQAIVDLTESFQRGFEDYAHAAKDPDFESLREDPEFKKILAGRPSEKPADKSEEKSERDDE
- a CDS encoding sulfate ABC transporter substrate-binding protein gives rise to the protein MKRVNRRVWGVSLIVIAAFGCGSGADLTPDRPGYQPKVVEGDAGKSAPPSGGGPIQLTNVSYDPTRELWKDLNQAFIPKFEKDTGNALTIEQSHGGSASQARAIIDGLQADVATLSIWTDTDALRKQGLLREKWEDALPNRSLPYTSTVVFVVRTPNPKGIKDWSDLVKDGVKVITPNPQTSGNGRLSLLAAWGSVVLNGGTEEQAVEFITKMYKNAPNLDTGARGATITFAQKGLGDVHITMESEAHFEVSESKGKLQLVYPSLSIIHEPHVAIVDKVVDQKGTRAAAEAYLKFLYTPEGQEIIAKHFYRPTDPAVLAKVADKFPEIKLFPLSDIVPNWDAAQAKFFADGGVFDSIYTSRK
- a CDS encoding sulfate/molybdate ABC transporter ATP-binding protein, with amino-acid sequence MSIVVKNLYKQFGTFQALDDVSLEAESGSLLALLGPSGSGKTTLLRIIAGLESADRGVVLYQDEDVTKQSPKDRQVGFVFQHYALFRHMTVFENVAFGMRVRKRPNAEINARVHELLHLVRLEGLNGRYPAQLSGGQRQRVALARALAVQPRILLLDEPFGALDAKVRQELRQWLRQLHDEIHLTTVFVTHDQEEAFEVADRVVVMRAGHIEQAGTPQEVFDHPATPFVMDFLGNVNVFHGRVENGMAMLGALNVAYPEYPHAESRNATAYVRPHELDIERMPFGDSSLEVRVMQLNPAGSVAKVRVFSEQFGLALSVDLSLERYSELQLTPGDRVFVAARRVRVFTKDAQDYSI
- a CDS encoding HD domain-containing protein codes for the protein MPRTEFLYYFLQVCGKMSHPYRAIPELFDLQAGGPLIRIPHQLDVPFTPRVRSLVDTAEFQRLRQITQLGLAARIYPGATHTRFEHALGVFHNAIQYLWQLGKDARFAATVDPHQAEVLMVAALLHDLGHWPFCHPIEDMGLADLPPHEQFAAEFLAPDRELGMVLRDEWNIQPEEVLDVLVAKTDSTALRLMRSVLSGPIDIDKMDYLERDSLHAGVPYGRNFDRARLIQSLLVNEAGDGLAISAKGKTAAELMVFARYVMFSEVYWHHAVRSATCMFARSFFELHQSLDLKSLFKLSEFDVIRELRQTAVGTPVASLLDGLFGAKRQLHKRVLELSLYQTPDLYRQVAGRPYRELVNVARRLSERVSQELGCEVQSTDLLIDAPPLHKEVEFKVSIYHPKERRYHALSEVSPVVNALARTQFDDYVKRVRLFAAPPLAKQLAGRREFTDWLDEASAHS
- a CDS encoding aldose 1-epimerase translates to MAVITITDPLSGSTARIAPELGFNCFEFRAVVGGKTIDVLDAVSGFESGGQKASGSGIPILFPFPNRIRDGRFSWNGKEYVLPGTDKWGNAIHGLCMDRPWRVIRQSADFVTGQFQLSVDAPDRVELWPSDFVIEVDYELVRSRLLSRFRISNPGTHKLPWGLGTHPYFKVPLDAKSRVEDCLVEVPAKSLWELVDCLPTGKRIRVNDENDLREGAYLSVLKLDDVYTDLEYEGPQYDCLVLDERAGLQVTLTCPPIFREIVAFTPPNRAAVCLEPYTCPTNAVNLQAQGLDVGWRVLGPGQEFHTWIDLSVGPVIA